One Chaetodon trifascialis isolate fChaTrf1 chromosome 12, fChaTrf1.hap1, whole genome shotgun sequence DNA window includes the following coding sequences:
- the spopla gene encoding speckle-type POZ protein-like A, with translation MSRVPTPPPPGEMSSGPVAESWCYTQVKVVKFSYMWTINNFSFCREEMGEVLKSSTFSSGPNDKMKWCLRVNPKGLDDESKDYLSLYLLLVSCPKSEVRAKFKFSLLNAKREETKAMESQRAYRFVQGKDWGFKKFIRRDFLLDEANGLLPDDKLTLFCEVSVVQDSVNISGQSNMNMLKVPECQLSDDLGNLWECSRFTDCSLYVGGQEFKAHKSILAARSPVFNAMFEHEMEESKKNRVDISDVDPDVFKEMMGFIYTGKAPNLEKMADNLLAAADKYALERLKVMCEEALCNSLSVENVADTLILADLHSAEQLKAQAIDFINRCSVLRQLGCKDGKNWNSNHATDIMETAGWKSMIQSHPHLVAEAFRALASAQCPPFGLPRKRLKQS, from the exons ATGTCACGGGttcccactcctcctcccccaggGGAGATGTCAAGTGGACCTGTGGCAGAGAGCTGGTGTTACACACAG GTCAAAGTGGTGAAGTTTTCCTACATGTGGACCATAAACAACTTTAGTTTTTGCAGAGAAGAAATGGGGGAGGTGTTGAAGAGCTCTACCTTCTCCTCTGGCCCCAATGACAAGATGAAATG GTGTCTGCGAGTCAATCCCAAGGGACTGGATGATGAAAGCAAAGATTATCTGTCATTATATTTACTTCTTGTTAGTTGTCCAAAAAGTGAAGTCAGAGCAAAGTTCAAGTTTTCTTTGTTGAATGCtaaaagagaggagacaaaagcgATGG AAAGCCAAAGAGCATATAGATTTGTCCAAGGCAAAGACTGGGGCTTCAAAAAATTTATAAGGAGAGATTTTCTCCTTGATGAAGCCAATGGACTCTTACCGGATGACAAGCTCACCCTGTTCTGTGAG GTAAGCGTTGTCCAGGACTCGGTTAACATTTCGGGCCAGTCCAACATGAACATGCTGAAGGTACCAGAGTGTCAGCTGTCTGATGACCTGGGGAACTTGTGGGAGTGTTCACGCTTCACAGACTGCAGCCTCTATGTCGGAGGGCAGGAGTTCAAAGCCCACAAATCCATCCTTGCAG CGAGGTCACCAGTCTTTAATGCTATGTTTGAACATGAAATGGAAGAGAGTAAAAAG AACCGAGTTGACATCAGTGACGTGGACCCAGATGTCTTCAAGGAAATGATGGGCTTCATATATACAGGAAAGGCCCCGAACCTGGAGAAGATGGCAGACAATTTGCTGGCAGCTGCAGATAAA TATGCTCTCGAGCGTTTAAAGGTCATGTGTGAAGAGGCCTTGTGCAACAGCCTTTCAGTGGAGAATGTGGCCGACACCCTCATCCTAGCAGACTTgcacagtgcagagcagctcaaAGCACAAGCCATAGATTTTATCAACAG GTGCAGTGTCCTGAGACAGCTTGGCTGTAAAGATGGAAAGAACTGGAATAGCAA TCATGCTACAGATATAATGGAGACTGCAGGCTGGAAGTCAATGATCCAATCCCATCCTCACTTGGTAGCCGAGGCCTTTCGCGCCCTGGCTTCAGCACAGTGCCCACCCTTTGGTCTTCCCAGGAAGCGTCTAAAACAGTCCTGA